Genomic window (Apodemus sylvaticus chromosome 22, mApoSyl1.1, whole genome shotgun sequence):
CTCCGAACTTGTCTTGCTGTATAAGATCTTGAAGAAGATGAAAACGTATCTCTTTTTATCCTGCAAAGGGTCTTGCGCAAAATAGACATTGGTTCTGGAGACCAGACTCATCTGTAGAGGCCCTGCCTAGAAggtcccagggaggggctgggggcgtggctcagcagCAGAGTGCCCGCCTGAAACCCAGCTCAGTGGGAGCTCGGTTACAGAGTATTTGCCTAACAAGAAGCACAGGGTTCCAGTCTCAGCActacagaaacaaaagcaagaacCCACTAGCAACCTGCCCACCCGTCCTCAGGAATGCACCACGGGCCTGTTCTGAAAGTTACCCTCCTGGGTTTTTAGGGTTCTAGAAAATGAGGAGAGGGCTTGTCTGAGTCTGAGTCCTCAACAGAGACAACCCTAACCCTTAGAACAAGTCATAAGACCCTAAGAAGAAAAAGCATCTGAGCTGCTTCTAGACTCCAGCCTTAGTTGTTTCTGATCTAAATCCCTGCCCCAAGACAAGGACGCCCCCCAGGGGAGGGGTTCCGGTGCCCAGCTTTTCATAGGTCAATTATCCTTACCTCAGTCTTAGGCTTCCCTTCCTGCACACCTCACAGATGCGCACCCCACTGGTCTACCCTCCTGGAAATCAGAACCTGCCCCCCCTCAAGACCCCCCTGACAGCGTCCGTGCCTGGAACAGCCTGCTCCACCCCAGCAAGCACCAGACCCAGGCGTCCTGCCCCTTGCTCTGACCCCAGGTGGCCCCCACCTCTGGCGACCCCTCACGCACACAcagcctcacccccacccccacccgcgcACGCACACATGCTGATAACACCCCCGACCCCCGGCCGGAGCCACAGTGTCCCCGGACCAACTCTGGCCGGTGGCTGTGTGTCTCACTGTGTTCCCGAACGGACCCTTGGCCAGGGCCACCGCGTCCCCACTCTGCCGGCGCCCCCTGGACGGCGACCACCTTCTTCCAGGCTAGTGGGGTGATCTGGCCCTACAGAACTTCCAAGGATGAAGACTCGCAGCGTGGACACTGGCCCAGCCCCGGGTCGTTAAAGAGCCCCGGCAGCCAGGCGCGGAGATGGGGGTGCCCGGTGAGTACTCACAGGCTAGGGACCTGTGACCTCCAGGGCTCCTGTTTGAGTAAGGATTTACATCTAAAGCTATTGGCCAGGAAACGGCCCGGGCAGGCGGTGATCAAGGACCTGTGACTCTCCAAGAAtcaaggaagagaggagggggtggggcagccTCCACGTGCACGAAGGGGATTTGGGGAGCCCCCTATGAATGACAAAAAGGCGGGGGATCCAGAACAGGGACAAAGTTTAGGATTTTAGGGAGATGAGGCGCTGCTCTGTGGGCGGAAGGCTGCTAAAAGAATTACCTGCGTCCAGGAGTCCCTGTTTCCCAGGAACTGCCAGCCTCTGGCGTGCACCCACAGTGAAGTTTGGCCGGGAAGTGGTTGCCGGTcgcttggggggtggggtgtgcaGCGCCGAGGGATTGAATGAAGGCTACTCAGGCAGAGCCTAAGCAATTGCAAGGTCGGGGTCAGCGGAGACTAGAAGGGCAGCGGGGTCTCGCTGAGCAAACCGGCCCCTGCAGTCCCAcggccccctcccctccccgcctcACACTCAGCCTGCCTTTCTCCCAGAAGGTCCCACCCTGCTGCTTTTACTGTCCTTACTGCTGATTCCTCTGGGCCTCCCAGTCCTCTGTGCTCCCCCACGCCTCATCTGCGACAGTCGAGTTCTGGAGAGGTACATCTTGGAAGCCAAGGAGGCAGAAAATGTCACGGTAAGCTCCCTGGTcccataaaagaaagaaactggggtcTCGAGGGTCTGGGAATTGGGTTCCCTCCTGGAACTGCCTTTAGGGTCAAGATAAGATGGTTACCCTTAAACCTCTTatccatttcacacacacacccccacaagAATGATACAACTGGGCAGAAGATGTAGCCCAGTTGGGAGAGAGCTTGATTAGTGTACAAGaagccctggattcaattcccagtactacACAAACCcacaatcccagtacttggggagTGGGGCGATCAGAAATCCAAGGCTACATATCAAatgtgaggccaacctgggctacatgaaattcTGTCTAAAATAAAGAATGGCAAAGCTGGGGGCTCCCAAAGCATGCCGGGAAAGTTCGAGGGCAGAGTGTCTGGTGGCTTTTTGTGGAAGGAAGCCCTTGGACATCCTGCCCTGGGGCCGTGTCTTTCAGATGGGTTGTGCGGAGGGTCCCAGACTGAGTGAGAACATTACAGTCCCAGACACCAAAGTCAACTTCTATGCTTGGAAAAGAATGGAGGTGAGTTGCATTGTGTGTGGTCCCTGTCCTCGTccctgtctgtccgtctgtccatccacaCCCCCACCCTCTCCACTCCTAGTTCCTAGAGGTTGGTGGGTCTCATTTTCACATCTTGATAGTGTGGGAGGGAAAGTAGTAGAGACAATGGTTGATGGGATAGAGTAgcccatcattcattcattcattcattcattcattcattcagcaaaacTTACTCCTTgtttttctgttccttcttttAGTCCTGTCTGACAGCCAGGGAGGATAGGTAATGACTCTGGCTGGCTGTTGCTAAGTCTTTGCCTCCCCTAGGTGGAAGACCAGGCTGTAGAAGTTTGGCAAGGCCTGTCCCTGCTCTCAGAAGCCATCCTGCAGGCCCAGGCCCTGCTCGTCAATTCCTCACAGCCACCAGAGACCCTTCAGCTTCATATAGACAAAGCTGTCAGTGGTCTCCGTAGCCTCACCTCACTGCTTCGGGTGCTGGCAGCTCaggtgagtgtgagtgtgagtgcccGTGGGCCCTGCCACTTGTCCTTCTATAGGATGCGCCAAGAACCGTTAGAGACCATTGAGGTCTTAGCCAGAGAGATAGAGCGCAGCGGGGAGAGAAACTGGCTGCTCTGCCTGATGCCCcgagttcgatccctgggacccacaagtTGAAAGTCCTCTAAGTGAATTCATGtaataacaaatttaaaacaaagcatACTGACTCAAAGCTCAGGCTGTGGGGATGAGTCAGGGCACAGCATGCTTGCTGCGCAAGCGTGAGGAGCCAAGTTCGAGCCCCAGCGCTtctgttaaaaaaacaaagaaacagacagatgtccgtgtaatcccagagctggcagACGGACTCACAAAGATTCCTggagactcactggccagccaggcctgCTCAGTCAGTGGGCTCCAGGTCCTAGGAGAGTcgctgtctcaaaacataaggtggcagggctggagagatgctgcaGTGATGGGGAGTGCTTGCTCCTCTTGCAGAGTTCAATACCCAGCCCTCATATCAGGCGGCTCAGAGCTGCCTTTACCCCACCTCTAGGGAATCTCAGGTGTATTCTGGACACCCTGGGCCCTTACATACACTCACATCCACATatccaaataaaaaataatgtggagagcGCCTGAAGAAGACACACCTCTGGTCGCtacccctgccccctccccccccataaTTCTGAG
Coding sequences:
- the Epo gene encoding erythropoietin isoform X1, which translates into the protein MGVPEGPTLLLLLSLLLIPLGLPVLCAPPRLICDSRVLERYILEAKEAENVTMGCAEGPRLSENITVPDTKVNFYAWKRMEVEDQAVEVWQGLSLLSEAILQAQALLVNSSQPPETLQLHIDKAVSGLRSLTSLLRVLAAQKESMSPPDTTPPAPLRTLAVDTFCKLFRVYANFLRGKLKLYTGEACRRGDR
- the Epo gene encoding erythropoietin isoform X2, which codes for MGVPEGPTLLLLLSLLLIPLGLPVLCAPPRLICDSRVLERYILEAKEAENVTMGCAEGPRLSENITVPDTKVNFYAWKRMEVEDQAVEVWQGLSLLSEAILQAQALLVNSSQPPETLQLHIDKAVSGLRSLTSLLRVLAAQESMSPPDTTPPAPLRTLAVDTFCKLFRVYANFLRGKLKLYTGEACRRGDR